catcacattgccgactcatagtcatcctgcgatcaaccaggactccgaggtccttctcctcctccgtcacttccaaccgatgcgtccccagcttataactaaaattcttgttagtcatccctaaacgcatcaccttacacttctcactattaaatctcatcctattattattactccaatttacaaggtcatccaagtctcccttcagaatatcccgatccttctccgaattggcaatacctccccactttgtgtcatccgcaaactttatcagcccacttctacattcggttccgaggtcagtaataaatagattaaataaaatcggacccaaaaccgaaccttgaggaaccccactggtgacctccctccaacctgacagttcacctttcagtacgacccgctgcagtctcccctttaaccagttctttatccacctctggattttcatatcgatccccatcttttccaatttaaccaataattcctcatgcggtaccgtatcaaacgctttactaaaatcgaggtatattagatccaccgcatttcctttatctagaaggtctgttactttctcaaagaaggagatcaggttggtttggcacgatctgcctttcgtaaacccatgttgtaatttgtcccaattgccattcacctcaaggtccttaactactttctccttcaaaattttttccaagaccatTACAGGCTGAACTCTACACTTGTAAGGGCATTTCAGTGCCCGGCTCCTGTAAAATCATCGACAACCAGATATGTCAGTATCCCTGTCTTCAGTGTCCTCTTCCAAACATAGTCTCCTCGTAGCAGAGAGATCTGGATTGAGATTTTCATAGGaggctaagggagttaggtgcctaacgcCTATTGAATTGCAGTGGAAGCCttgtgcctaactcccttaggctcctgtGAAAATCCCAGCCCTGTATATACATTAAGAAGGAACTCACCTCAGAGAGGCAATCTGGATCCTGGCCATTTCGTGTTGCCCACACTCTATAATTCCAAAAATAGTTGTCTGGCAAAAAGAAAGTCAGTCACTTCATTTGCAGCCCACCTTAAAAGTTATTATCACCTGATGCACACCTCTGAGAGGTGTGTTTGTGTCTGTGGGTGTGACTCCTGCTCCCTACTGGACGAAATGAGACCTGCTTCCAGTGTATGTATCTTTATATTCTCAGACCAGCTAATGCACCTCTCAGAAACCGCTATCATAATTTTCACCAGAGAGACATGATCGAATGGCATCAACAGCAGACTGGGAATCAGATACCTCTGGGTCCTAATCTCACACTGAATTCCTCTGTAATCTTGGGCATGTCTCTTAACCCCaagggcctcagtttccccatccataaattAGGCATTCTGACACTGGCTGAGCTCCCAAACAGGGCTGCTGCATGGATAGACTGACCTCCAAAAGTGCAACATGTTGGTGTAAGAAATTGACCCCAAGCACCACAGCCAGGGGCAAGACATAAGGCTGGGATTTTAAAGGATTTTaggggagttaggtgctcaaATCCCTTCACATTTCAAGGGGAACTGGACACCTAACTCCTTTAGGAgccatttgaaaatctcagccttagctCCTACCTGGAAGAGCTGTGGAGAGATGCAAGAGGCACTGAGTTGGGATGTCACTGAGCTAGGAGTGGAACGTGATCTGCACCGTCCGTGCCGTACCTGAGCCAATGCTTCTGTGTATTGCAAATGAAACCAGTTCAGACATAGGAAATTTGCTGTCTCCAGCAGAGCCCTTTCTCTGAAGATCTTCATCGATTTACTCCCCACGCTCACACATATAAATGTATCCACTCTGTGGGCTTCCTCAGTGACCCATGAGGACAGGTGTATAGACAGAGCCCTAGCTGAATGCTTCATATCTGCAATCAGCAGATGCTTAGTCTGTGGGGAAAAGGAACCTGCGACGATTGTGTCTGTGTGCTAATTAGAGGTTCCAGGCTAAGCAAGATGGGGTGTGAAGAAACCTCGCTGAATTTCCCTGAGTGCTGGCAGATTCTGGGAGTGTGGatgagattttccaaagcacctaagtgagtGAGGGAAGTAGTGCACCTGAGACACAGTGGCTCCTGGTGCAGGGCCTTATACCCCACCCCCTCTTGCTCAAGGCTGGGCCTGAAGTCACACTTCAGCCCAGAGTAAGGTTCTGAGTAAAGGGGGCTGAACAAAGGGGGCCTGACAGGGCAGCTTGCAGAGGGCTAGATTGTCACCACAAGCCTGGAGCAAAGGAGTGCACTGCCCCCAAAGCAGACCAGACTGGCACTTGGAGATCCGGTCCCTAGTTCCCATTGGTTCCACATGGGAGATAATCTCCAACTGATACAGTTGACTGCCCCCTCTGCACTATCTCAGGGTTGGGGACGGAGTTGCGTGGAAGCAAGATTTTGTCCAATCCTCTTTCTGCCTGTCCACAAActgatccccatccccccacacacacgttgCAAGCAGCACTAGAaaaagtagagctgggcaaaaaaaattaaacaaaactttttcccccaaaaaattctGTTTGGGTCGATTGAAACATTTTAGAAATTTCTGTGGATTTCAGCAAATTGGTTTTATTGACCCCTTTCCCACCCTTCCTaccaaaaaaatctaaatatttcattttgacattctcTTAACAAAAAGTTTCAACACTTTGAGTTGAAATGaccttttgtttcaaaattatctttcattttatttttaaaacaaattgggttttttttaaagctcaaacctgaactgaaatgtttcattcactagaaacacaaaaataattgactTTCTGATATGCCAAAAAATGATTTTTGGGTCAAGCCTAAACAATTTCGTTTTCCAGTTTTTCGgacctgccagcaaactgaaaaatcccttATTTGCCCAGGTCTGGTGAAAGGCCCATGCGGGAGATACAGAGCCCAAAAGCTACCATCTGACCCAGATTGAAGTGCCATGCAAGGTGCGTGAAGGAATCAGAtttgccctgcacagcccactgtTCCAGGGACACAGGTGCCCTGGCTCCTCTTTAGAGCTATGGGCCTAGACAAGTCACCTTCACCTTTCTGTGATTCTGCTTcccctagggtgatcagatgtcccaattttttagggacagtcttgatattcagggctttgtcttatataagcaCCTATTACTCCTACCCCCTatcttgatttttcacacttgccatctggtcactctatattcccctctcaccctttgtTTATTAAATATACCCGTGGCTGGGACTGATATTAGGACAGAACCCTCTAGTCTCTGGCCGTAAAGGCGTGGAACTCTGACCCCTGAGTTAGAGGAATGGGTGTGATGGATTGCACAGTATTACCCCAGGGCTGCTCACAGTGGGGTTGGTGACACCTTCTCCCTCTCCACCCCTCGTGCCACAACTCccggctgggctgtggggctcaTTTCAGCACACCAGCCCTTGGGTACTATGGACCAGCCCCTCCACATCCAGCTCCcgcttcccagctccccctgccatACCTGAATGGCTCCCCTGACAGCTACCTTCCCTGCTATGGCCTGCTCTTTACCCAGCCTCCCTGCTGACTCAACATCTTAcaaccaggggggagggatagctcagtggtttgagcattggcctgctaaacccagggttgtgagttcaatccttaagggggccacttagggatctggggcaaaatcagtacttggtcctgcctagtgaaggcagggggctggactcaatgacctttcaaggtctcttccagttctaggagataggatatctccattaatttaaaaatagctgGCCTCGTGGTGCAACAGTAGTGCATCTGACTCCAGATCAGAAGGTTGTGTGTTCAAATCACATTGGGGTCAGGCAGGTGACAGTTGTGCCTTTGTCCTGGTGCGCCTTACTTGGGGAGAGTGCCCTTCCAGAAAGGACCATGGCCCTTGCTtttgggagagggatagctcagtggtttgagcattggtctgctaaacctagggttgtgagttcaatccttgagggggccatttagggatctgggtcaaaaatctgtctggggattggtcctgctttgagcagggggttggactagatgacctcctgaggtcccttccaaccctgatattctatgattctatgaacctccCCAGTGCCCTGAGAAATGCTGCCCTAGACAGTGATGTCCTTCAGGGAGAAAGGACTTCAGGGTTTGACCCAATAAGAAGGGCATTCTAATTTTAGCCTAATATTATCCCTGCATTTTAGTTCCCCTTATTCCTGATACTGCAGAAGGAAAGGACAAGGATTCACACTGCTCTTCCTTTATTTTTCAGTATTGGTTCATTCtccagccacaaaagtaaaccTCACCATCACACGCACCTCTGTCTGCAACCCTTCCTTAAGGGGGGAAGGAGATGTCAGAGGAGATTCTGGCCTGAAAAGTGACAGTGTTTGGGAACCTAATAAGCTTTTCAAAAGCCTCCAGAGGCTGAATGCTCAATGAGAGTTGATTTCAATAGATGTTAGGAGCTTAAATAgaacttaggaacctaagttctTTTGAGCATTGAGCCCTGCATGactaactcccatttaaatcaatgactTTTAGGCACCAATCTGTCTTAAAACTTCCTACTAGACACATAAAAATCAGGACCTGTTTAAAATTAGCCCTGTTTTCTTCCGCAAATCTACTCCTGTGTGTGTTTAGAGTAGGGCTGGTCagaattgttttttcccccagtggaaaattttgacttgtcactgaaaaaaagaaaactaaacatTGTGCTAATTTCTGGCTAACAATTATTTTTtcgtaaaacaaacaaacaaacaaggtattttggccaaaaattgatttttttttcagctgaaaactggaaccattttgattttctgttttccaatgaaaaatgaggaaaaaatgcAAAAAGCAGACATTTTCCATAAACatgttttttatttgaaaacccAGTTGTCTGTCAAAAAtcatcaatggaaaattttcaaccagccttaTTGCTCCCAGTGACTATTGTGTTCCTCCTTTTGGCTTTGCCTATCCAatgcagctgggggagaattAAGTCAAGTCTATGGCTGCTTGTCCAACATCATCAGAACTGTTCACTAAGTTCCAAGCATCTGATGAGGGAAGACTTTGAAGATAATGAGTTTGTACAGGTAGAGCTGAGGGTAGGATTTGGGAAAGGGGGGTTACGCAAAGGTCATGAAGTTCAGGTTTTGAAGGTGATGGGGCTGAACAGGGATCACAGAGTGCAGGGTGAGAAGGGGATAGGGGCTACACAGAGGCCATTGAGGCTGTAATTTGTCCTACAGAAGCAGTGTTGCTGAGGATTCTGTCTGAGAAGGAAAGAAACCAGCTTGACACTCAGATCCCAGGCGGGTTTGTAGGGCCGGTCTACCCTGTATTACTTGTAAACTGAATGCATGTGATCTGGAGTCATCAAGAGACAATAGAGCAGAGGTTTAATCTATTTTGGTAATTATACGGCCCTCATCTCCCTAGTATTAGAGCAGCTCACAACCAGTAAAGGATTTCTTCctgagaacagaaaaaaatatcctaATTCACAGATGAGGAGCTAAGGTACAGGGTAGCTAAATGTCTTATGTAAGGAAATCTGGCCTGAGATGATGACTGAGTCCCAGTGCAGTTTCCTACCCACATCCCTCTTAACCACCTATGGTGCCTACCTAAGGGAATTATCCACTCAATTGCCtagtattttggtgcctaaatcctttAGGCCTCTTtgaattgggggaaaaaatgcttaaacccCAAAATAtcacacaactgtgaaaatgtaaatcaaggaaaatagaaaaaatgcttaaaaataaacatcaaaattataaaaatacaaaaatcatATTCTGCTGAGATTAATTATCCTATAGAATAGAATCCACACTGACCTGAAGTGGAGACACCCAACTCCCAACTCAATTTTTATTCAGCTATTACTCAAGAAAATTCACAATGACTTCTGTGGAATCTGCATGAGTACAGAATAACTAATGCCCCCTGGATTTGGTCCATTGATTCCTTAGGGCCAATGAAAAAGTTATCGTGGCAGAACATTTCCAGGACTTTGTCCAGCCTTATCCCAGGAGATTGGCCTCCCATCTGTTCCCTTGGGGACTTAACTCCATAGTCTATATCCCAATTGCCAAATCTCTTTGACTGTTAGACACCAAATATTGGCTGGCATTGGAACACCAGGTCTAAAACGCAACCCAAATTCCAGGACCTTCCAACCCATATTGACATTTTTACACCTCAGCCATGTCCTATTTTATGGTCCCCTGAAGGCAAAGAAGAGACAGGATTTGGATATACTGACTAGAAAGGAGATTCGGTATTGAGGCTTCTGGAGACAGACTGGCTATGTGATTGCCTCAGGCTTTTGAGCACCCATCTTGTATTGCAGAGTCTCCATAACTACCAGCTTTAAATTCCATCATAAGTGTGCTCCACCTTCCTTCTTGCCTCCATACCTAATTTTCCAACAGTAGGGAATTCTCTGTCCTACTGAGAGATGGTGACCAGGATAGGAACCTTGTGGACAGCATTCACACCACAGAAAGCTCTCCTCAGAGCTCCCTTCACTTCCTGGTTCCTCAGGCAGTAGATGAAGGGGTTTAGCATGGGGGTGACGATCGTGTACACCACCGAAACCAGTTTGTTCAAGTCAAAAGGGTGGATCCTCTTGGGCCGGGCATACATGAAGAGGGTGGCTGAGAAGAATATGACAACCACAGTGAGGTGGGACGCGCAAGTGGAGAAGGCCTTCCTCTtgccctgggcggtggggatGCGCAAGATGGTGCCGATGATGCAGACATAGGAGACAATGGTGATGGACAGTGGGACCAGCAGGATGAACAAAGCCAGGATGAAGTCCACTATCTCTGCCACTGTCATGTCTGTGCAGGCCATGTTCAATAAAGGACTGATATCACAGAAGAAGTGGTTGATGACATTGGACCCGCAGAACGACAGCTGGGAGATGAAGATGACCTTCAGCATGGAAGCCAGGAAGCCCACTAGCCAGGAGCCCACTGCTAGCTGCAGGCAGATCTGGTGAGTCATCATGACTGGGTAGCGCAGCGGGTTGCAGATGGCCACATACCGGTCATAGGCCATGACGGCCAGGAGCACGCACTCGGTGCATATGAGGGAGCTGAAGAAGTAGAGTTGTGTCATGCATCCCACAAAGGAGATGCTCTTGCTCTCCAATAGGAAATTAACCAGCAGTTTTGGGACAGTGACTGTGATGTACCAGGCCTCCAGGAAGGAGAGGTTgctgaggaagaaatacatgggctTGTGTAGGTTATC
This DNA window, taken from Emys orbicularis isolate rEmyOrb1 chromosome 12, rEmyOrb1.hap1, whole genome shotgun sequence, encodes the following:
- the LOC135886081 gene encoding LOW QUALITY PROTEIN: olfactory receptor 6B1-like (The sequence of the model RefSeq protein was modified relative to this genomic sequence to represent the inferred CDS: deleted 2 bases in 1 codon); translation: MEQENHTRGREFILLGFPTILELQVLLFVVFLTVYLLTLLQNVVIITLIRTNHHLHKPMYFFLSHFSFLEVWYISVTVPKLLVNFLAENESISFMGCMAQLYIFIALVCTECVLLAVMAYDHYVAICHPLRYPAIMSHQLCLQLAVGSWLAGFLISMLKVFFISRLSFCGPNVINHFFCDISPLLNLSCTNMTVAEMVDFNNTRFQEFILMGFPTVPELQVLLFMVFLVTYLLTLLENVVIITLIKTNDNLHKPMYFFLSNLSFLEAWYITVTVPKLLVNFLLESKSISFVGCMTQLYFFSSLICTECVLLAVMAYDRYVAICNPLRYPVMMTHQICLQLAVGSWLVGFLASMLKVIFISQLSFCGSNVINHFFCDISPLLNMACTDMTVAEIVDFILALFILLVPLSITIVSYVCIIGTILRIPTAQGKRKAFSTCASHLTVVVIFFSATLFMYARPKRIHPFDLNKLVSVVYTIVTPMLNPFIYCLRNQEVKGALRRAFCGVNAVHKVPILVTISQ